The following proteins are co-located in the Citrobacter freundii ATCC 8090 = MTCC 1658 = NBRC 12681 genome:
- the aroH gene encoding 3-deoxy-7-phosphoheptulonate synthase AroH — protein sequence MNRTDELRTARIDNLVTPAELAQRHPVSSSVARHVTDSRRRIEKILNGEDPRLLVIVGPCSIHDLDAAMEYATRLHALRTKHQARLEIVMRTYFEKPRTVVGWKGLISDPDLNGSYRVNHGIELARKLLLQVNELGVPTATEFLDMVTGQFIADLISWGAIGARTTESQIHREMASALSCPVGFKNGTDGNTRIAVDAIRASRASHMFLSPDKTGQMTIYQTSGNPYGHIIMRGGKKPNYYAEDIAAACDTLHEFSLPEHLVVDFSHGNCQKQHRRQLDVCDDVCQQIRNGSTAIAGIMAESFLREGTQKIVSGQPLVYGQSITDPCLNWEDTELLVEKLASAVDSRF from the coding sequence ATGAACAGAACCGATGAACTCCGTACTGCGCGTATTGACAACCTGGTCACTCCAGCAGAGCTTGCGCAACGGCATCCTGTTTCATCCTCCGTCGCCCGTCATGTTACGGACTCCCGACGTCGGATAGAAAAAATTTTAAATGGTGAAGATCCCCGTTTACTGGTGATCGTAGGTCCCTGCTCGATTCACGATCTTGATGCCGCGATGGAATACGCGACACGATTACATGCGCTGCGCACAAAGCACCAGGCGCGTCTGGAAATCGTGATGCGTACCTATTTTGAAAAGCCACGCACCGTCGTGGGCTGGAAAGGCCTGATTTCCGACCCGGATTTGAACGGCAGTTATCGTGTAAACCACGGTATTGAACTGGCGCGAAAACTGCTGTTGCAGGTCAACGAACTGGGCGTCCCCACGGCGACTGAATTCCTCGACATGGTGACCGGCCAGTTTATTGCCGATTTAATCAGTTGGGGAGCTATTGGCGCGCGCACCACCGAAAGTCAGATCCATCGTGAAATGGCCTCCGCGCTCTCCTGCCCGGTCGGTTTTAAGAACGGAACGGATGGCAACACGCGCATCGCCGTCGATGCGATTCGCGCCTCCCGCGCCAGTCACATGTTCCTCTCGCCGGATAAAACCGGTCAGATGACCATTTATCAGACCAGCGGTAACCCTTACGGGCATATCATCATGCGTGGCGGTAAAAAGCCGAATTATTATGCTGAAGATATTGCCGCAGCCTGCGATACCCTGCACGAATTTTCCCTGCCTGAGCATCTGGTGGTCGATTTTAGCCACGGCAATTGCCAGAAGCAGCATCGTCGTCAGTTGGACGTTTGTGATGATGTGTGCCAGCAAATTCGTAACGGTTCAACGGCAATTGCCGGGATCATGGCGGAGAGTTTCCTGCGTGAAGGTACTCAAAAAATCGTTAGCGGCCAGCCGTTGGTTTACGGTCAGTCCATTACCGACCCGTGCCTGAACTGGGAAGATACTGAACTGTTGGTTGAAAAACTCGCCTCTGCGGTTGATAGCCGTTTTTAA
- a CDS encoding 4Fe-4S ferredoxin — translation MSQDNTVNVDVKLGVNKFNVDEGHPHIILAEHPDLNEFRKLLKACPAGLYKQDESGNIHFDSAGCLECGTCRVLCGDTILDQWEYPVGTFGIDFRYG, via the coding sequence ATGAGTCAGGACAATACTGTTAACGTTGACGTCAAACTGGGCGTCAATAAATTCAATGTCGATGAAGGCCACCCGCACATCATCCTGGCCGAACATCCAGACCTTAATGAATTTCGCAAGCTGCTGAAAGCCTGCCCCGCCGGGCTCTATAAGCAGGACGAGAGTGGAAACATTCATTTTGATTCTGCTGGTTGCCTGGAGTGCGGAACGTGTCGAGTACTGTGCGGCGACACGATCCTCGACCAATGGGAATATCCGGTCGGAACATTTGGCATTGATTTTCGCTACGGCTAA
- the hemP gene encoding hemin uptake protein HemP, whose translation MSRMDNTTATPTKDTTPPSVAPNERRIDSKTLLGNEGRVIIEHDGQHYLLRQTQAGKLILTK comes from the coding sequence ATGTCACGTATGGATAACACAACGGCTACGCCTACAAAAGACACAACACCGCCTTCCGTCGCGCCAAACGAGCGACGAATTGACAGTAAAACCCTGCTGGGTAACGAAGGACGCGTGATCATAGAACATGATGGTCAGCACTACCTGCTGCGCCAGACGCAAGCCGGAAAACTCATTCTGACTAAATAA
- the fadK gene encoding medium-chain fatty-acid--CoA ligase, which translates to MSITLTFNAERREVWRQQGLWGDASLGDYWNQTARAMPDKIAVVDNHGASYTYAALDSAASNLATWFLACGIQPGDRIAFQLPGWCEFTIIYLACLKTGAVSVPLLPAWREAEMVWVLNKCKAKIFFAPTLFKQTRPVDLILPLQNQLPHLQQIVAVDKLAPATTSLALSQLLLAPPLTQTINVHADELAAVLFTSGTEGMPKGVMLTHNNILASERAYCARLNLTWQDVFLMPAPLGHATGFLHGVTAPFLIGARSVLLDIFTPAACLELLEQQRCTCVLGATPFVYDMLCSMDKRPSDLSSLRFFLCGGTTIPQKIARDCQQLGIKLLSIYGSTESSPHALVNLDDSLSRMMDTDGYAAAGVEIKVVDEARNTLPAGVEGEEASRGPNVFMGYLDEPELTARALDQDGWYYSGDLCRMDDAGYIKITGRKKDIIVRGGENISSREVEDILLQHPRIHDACVVAMPDERLGERSCAYVVLKPPHHSLSLESVVAFFSRKRVAKYKYPEHIVIVEKLPRTASGKVQKYQLRQDIIQRLSVESVAG; encoded by the coding sequence ATGAGTATCACACTAACGTTTAACGCCGAACGTCGCGAAGTCTGGCGGCAACAGGGTTTATGGGGAGATGCTTCGCTTGGCGATTACTGGAACCAAACTGCCAGAGCCATGCCAGATAAAATCGCGGTGGTTGATAACCATGGCGCTTCATACACCTATGCTGCACTCGATAGCGCGGCCAGCAATCTGGCAACCTGGTTTTTAGCCTGCGGTATTCAACCTGGCGATCGCATTGCCTTCCAGCTACCGGGCTGGTGCGAGTTTACGATTATCTACCTGGCCTGCCTGAAAACCGGGGCCGTTTCTGTACCGCTGCTGCCAGCGTGGCGTGAAGCAGAGATGGTATGGGTGTTGAATAAGTGCAAGGCGAAGATTTTTTTCGCACCGACGCTGTTTAAACAGACCCGACCGGTCGATCTGATCCTGCCCTTACAAAACCAGTTGCCACATCTGCAACAGATCGTTGCCGTGGATAAACTGGCTCCGGCAACGACCTCGCTAGCGCTCAGCCAACTGCTTTTAGCTCCGCCATTAACCCAAACGATTAATGTTCACGCCGATGAACTGGCGGCGGTGTTGTTTACCTCCGGTACCGAGGGAATGCCAAAAGGCGTAATGCTGACCCACAACAACATCCTTGCCAGCGAGCGCGCCTACTGTGCCCGTCTTAATCTCACCTGGCAGGATGTGTTTTTAATGCCAGCACCACTGGGACACGCTACCGGTTTTCTGCATGGCGTTACCGCACCGTTTTTAATCGGCGCACGCAGCGTATTGTTAGATATTTTCACCCCAGCCGCCTGTCTTGAACTGCTGGAACAACAACGCTGTACCTGTGTGCTCGGCGCAACGCCCTTCGTCTACGACATGTTGTGTAGCATGGATAAACGGCCAAGCGATCTCTCATCGCTACGCTTTTTCTTATGTGGGGGCACAACCATTCCACAGAAGATTGCCCGTGACTGCCAGCAGCTCGGCATAAAATTATTAAGCATTTATGGCTCGACAGAGAGTTCCCCGCATGCGCTGGTCAATCTCGATGATTCGCTTTCTCGCATGATGGATACCGACGGATATGCTGCTGCAGGCGTCGAAATTAAAGTGGTGGATGAAGCACGCAATACGTTGCCTGCGGGTGTAGAAGGCGAAGAAGCCTCACGCGGTCCCAATGTGTTTATGGGCTATCTCGATGAACCCGAACTCACCGCCCGTGCGCTGGATCAAGACGGCTGGTATTACAGCGGCGACTTATGCCGAATGGACGATGCGGGGTACATCAAAATCACCGGACGGAAAAAAGATATCATTGTCCGCGGTGGAGAAAACATCAGCAGCCGCGAAGTTGAGGATATTTTATTGCAGCACCCCCGCATTCACGATGCCTGCGTTGTCGCGATGCCGGACGAACGCTTAGGTGAAAGGTCATGTGCTTATGTGGTGCTAAAACCGCCGCATCATTCGCTGTCACTGGAGTCAGTGGTAGCCTTTTTTAGTCGCAAGCGGGTGGCAAAGTACAAATACCCTGAGCACATTGTGATCGTGGAGAAATTACCACGCACAGCGTCCGGTAAAGTACAAAAATACCAACTGCGTCAGGATATTATTCAGCGTTTGAGCGTGGAGAGTGTTGCAGGATAA
- a CDS encoding FAD-dependent oxidoreductase, whose protein sequence is MSDEKFDAIVVGAGVAGTVAGYVMALSGLDVLVIERGNSAGSKNMTGGRLYAHSLERIMPGFAQEAPLERKVTREKISFLTEESAVTLDFHREKADAPTQDSYTVLRNRLDPWLMEKAEQAGVQFIPGVRVDALIREGNKVTGVQAGDDILEANIVILADGVNSMLGRSLGMVPPSSAHHYAVGVKELIGLPPAVIADRFNLSGNEGAAWLFAGSPSDGLMGGGFLYTNQDSISLGLVCGLGDIAHATKSIPQMLEDFKQHPTIRPLIAGGELLEYSAHMVPEGGLAMVPKLVDDGVMIVGDAAGFCLNLGFTVRGMDLAIASAEAAAQTAIAAKERQDFSASSLMDYKRALEQGCVMRDLQHFRKIPALMENPRLFTQYPRMVADIMSDMFTVDGRPNQPVRKMIMSHAKQIGLMNLLKDGIKGATAL, encoded by the coding sequence ATGTCAGATGAAAAATTTGATGCCATTGTGGTCGGTGCTGGCGTGGCGGGTACGGTTGCAGGCTACGTTATGGCTCTGTCCGGACTGGACGTGCTGGTCATTGAGCGCGGAAACAGTGCAGGCAGTAAAAATATGACCGGCGGAAGACTCTACGCGCATAGCCTTGAGCGCATCATGCCAGGGTTCGCGCAGGAGGCGCCGCTCGAGCGTAAAGTCACCCGCGAAAAAATCTCCTTTCTGACCGAAGAAAGCGCCGTCACTCTCGATTTCCATCGTGAAAAAGCTGACGCACCAACGCAGGATTCGTATACCGTTTTGCGCAACAGACTTGACCCATGGCTAATGGAAAAAGCGGAACAAGCTGGCGTGCAGTTCATCCCCGGTGTGCGCGTCGATGCTCTGATCCGCGAAGGTAATAAGGTCACCGGAGTCCAGGCCGGTGACGATATCCTGGAAGCCAATATTGTCATCCTGGCCGATGGCGTCAACTCTATGCTGGGGCGGTCCCTGGGGATGGTTCCTCCCTCTTCTGCACATCACTATGCCGTTGGCGTAAAAGAGCTGATCGGCTTACCTCCAGCAGTCATTGCAGATCGCTTCAACCTTTCAGGTAATGAGGGCGCGGCCTGGCTGTTTGCAGGCTCACCGTCTGATGGATTGATGGGAGGAGGTTTTTTGTATACCAACCAGGACTCCATCTCTCTGGGGCTGGTGTGTGGTCTGGGGGATATTGCCCATGCCACAAAAAGTATTCCACAAATGCTGGAAGACTTTAAGCAACATCCAACTATTCGACCATTGATTGCCGGTGGTGAATTACTGGAATATTCCGCGCATATGGTGCCGGAAGGCGGTCTGGCAATGGTTCCAAAGCTGGTCGATGACGGTGTGATGATCGTCGGTGATGCCGCCGGTTTCTGTTTGAACCTGGGTTTCACGGTGCGAGGTATGGATTTGGCCATCGCTTCCGCAGAAGCCGCTGCCCAAACAGCCATTGCAGCAAAAGAACGACAGGATTTCTCTGCCAGCAGCCTGATGGACTACAAACGCGCGCTTGAACAAGGCTGTGTGATGCGTGATTTACAACATTTTCGCAAGATCCCGGCGTTGATGGAAAACCCACGTTTGTTCACCCAGTATCCGCGTATGGTGGCCGACATCATGAGCGATATGTTCACCGTTGACGGACGTCCAAATCAACCGGTTCGCAAGATGATTATGTCCCATGCCAAACAAATCGGACTGATGAACTTACTGAAAGACGGTATCAAGGGGGCAACTGCACTATGA
- the ppsR gene encoding posphoenolpyruvate synthetase regulatory kinase/phosphorylase PpsR, translating into MDNAVDRHVFYISDGTAITAEVLGHAVMSQFPVTISSITLPFVENESRARAVKDQIDAIYQQTGVRPLVFYSIVLPEIRSIILQSEGFCQDIVQALVAPLQHEMKLDPTPIAHRTHGLNPGNLNKYDARIAAIDYTLAHDDGISLRNLDQAQVILLGVSRCGKTPTSLYLAMQFGIRAANYPFIADDMDNLVLPASLKPLQHKLFGLTIDPERLAAIREERRENSRYASLRQCRMEVAEVEALYRKNQIPWLNSTNYSVEEIATKILDIMGLNRRMY; encoded by the coding sequence ATGGATAATGCTGTTGATCGTCACGTATTTTATATTTCTGATGGTACGGCCATCACCGCCGAGGTCTTGGGTCACGCGGTGATGTCGCAATTTCCGGTCACGATCAGCAGCATTACGCTGCCGTTTGTGGAAAATGAGAGTCGTGCGCGCGCGGTTAAAGACCAGATTGACGCGATCTACCAACAAACTGGCGTGCGCCCTTTGGTGTTTTACTCCATCGTCCTGCCAGAAATTCGCTCAATCATTCTGCAAAGTGAGGGATTTTGTCAGGATATTGTGCAGGCGCTGGTTGCCCCACTACAACACGAGATGAAGCTCGACCCTACACCTATCGCCCATCGCACGCACGGTCTGAATCCCGGTAACCTCAACAAGTACGACGCGCGCATTGCCGCCATTGACTACACCCTCGCCCACGACGACGGTATTTCGTTGCGCAACCTCGATCAGGCCCAGGTGATCCTGCTCGGCGTTTCTCGTTGCGGCAAAACCCCAACCAGTTTGTATCTGGCCATGCAGTTTGGTATCCGCGCCGCCAACTACCCCTTTATTGCCGATGATATGGATAATTTGGTGCTTCCCGCCTCCCTGAAGCCGTTGCAGCATAAGCTGTTCGGTCTGACTATCGACCCTGAGCGCCTGGCGGCCATCCGCGAAGAGCGCCGTGAGAACAGCCGGTACGCTTCGCTGCGCCAATGCCGAATGGAAGTTGCTGAGGTAGAAGCGCTGTACCGGAAAAACCAGATCCCCTGGCTGAACAGTACCAATTATTCGGTAGAAGAGATTGCTACCAAGATCCTCGATATCATGGGACTGAATCGCCGCATGTACTAG
- a CDS encoding electron transfer flavoprotein subunit alpha: MSKLANVWVFSDNVERYAELMTGARQWGEHVHLIVQGSEQANQVKPLGADEIIVLEAPSGLQRVENYAETIAALMQEHAGMLLMSATKRAKSLGARLSIQLNAAMVNDAISVTLEDGTVFAEHRMYGGLAFGKEKIKSALAIITLAPGLLEPVAENASHNCPVVPAAYIAPLHEIMCQERRAKSVSSVDLSKAKRVVGVGRGLVAQHDLEMVHQLASVLGAEVGCSRPIAEGENWMERERYIGVSGVLLKSDLYLTLGISGQIQHMVGGNGAKVIVAINKDKKAPIFNYADYGLVGDIYKVVPALIEHLSR; encoded by the coding sequence ATGAGTAAATTAGCTAACGTATGGGTGTTCAGCGATAACGTAGAACGCTACGCAGAATTAATGACCGGCGCACGTCAGTGGGGTGAGCATGTCCATCTTATTGTACAAGGCAGCGAACAGGCTAATCAGGTTAAACCTCTGGGTGCCGATGAAATAATCGTGCTCGAAGCCCCCTCCGGTTTACAGCGTGTAGAAAATTACGCCGAAACCATCGCGGCGCTGATGCAAGAACACGCCGGAATGCTGTTGATGTCAGCCACAAAGCGCGCGAAATCACTTGGGGCACGGTTAAGCATCCAACTCAATGCCGCGATGGTGAACGACGCAATATCGGTGACTCTTGAGGATGGCACAGTGTTCGCAGAGCACCGAATGTATGGTGGGCTGGCATTCGGCAAAGAAAAAATCAAAAGCGCGCTGGCAATTATCACTCTTGCCCCTGGCCTGCTTGAACCTGTAGCGGAAAACGCCTCGCACAACTGCCCTGTTGTCCCAGCAGCTTACATCGCACCGCTTCATGAAATTATGTGCCAGGAACGTCGCGCTAAATCCGTGAGCAGCGTGGACCTCAGTAAAGCCAAACGTGTGGTTGGCGTGGGTCGCGGCCTGGTTGCGCAACACGATCTGGAGATGGTGCATCAGTTGGCATCGGTACTGGGGGCAGAAGTGGGCTGCTCGCGCCCGATCGCCGAAGGCGAAAACTGGATGGAGCGCGAACGCTACATTGGCGTTTCTGGTGTGTTACTGAAGTCAGACCTTTATCTGACGTTGGGCATTTCAGGACAAATTCAGCATATGGTCGGTGGTAACGGCGCGAAAGTCATTGTTGCTATCAACAAAGACAAGAAAGCCCCTATTTTCAATTATGCCGATTACGGCCTGGTAGGCGACATCTACAAAGTTGTTCCGGCCCTTATCGAACATCTCAGCCGCTAA
- a CDS encoding AraC family transcriptional regulator translates to MYQRCFDNAIETLFEQGKTPRFSRFVISDDPNWESGHHVHDNETELIYVKKGVARLIIDSSLYVAHAGDIVVIEQGRLHAVASDSSAPATTYTCALYGFRFNSWQDNQLLQMHSCPVISVSQGKEVIKSIFNELGVMLPQSKNNLTSSAYDAFAYALTVLYYENFKNAYRSEQGYIKKDVLIKDVLVYLNNNFREKITLEQLSKKFRASVSYICHEFTREYRISPINYVIQRRMTEAKFSLTNTEASLAEISWRVGYENVDHFAKLFQRHVGCTPSDYRKQFKNNLAEQECLMPEV, encoded by the coding sequence ATGTATCAACGCTGCTTTGATAATGCCATTGAGACCCTTTTTGAGCAGGGGAAAACGCCGAGATTTTCCCGATTCGTCATTAGCGATGATCCTAACTGGGAGTCCGGACATCATGTTCATGATAATGAAACGGAGCTTATCTATGTTAAAAAGGGGGTTGCAAGATTAATCATCGACTCTTCGCTGTATGTCGCGCATGCCGGGGACATTGTGGTGATTGAGCAAGGGCGATTGCATGCGGTTGCATCTGATAGCAGCGCACCTGCTACCACTTACACCTGCGCACTCTACGGTTTCCGGTTTAACAGTTGGCAGGACAATCAGCTATTGCAGATGCACTCGTGTCCGGTCATTAGCGTCAGCCAGGGTAAAGAGGTTATTAAGAGTATTTTTAATGAGCTGGGGGTGATGCTCCCGCAGAGCAAGAACAACCTGACGTCTTCCGCTTATGACGCATTCGCGTATGCATTAACCGTGTTATATTACGAAAACTTTAAAAATGCTTACCGCTCTGAACAGGGATATATTAAAAAAGATGTCTTAATTAAAGATGTATTGGTCTATTTAAATAACAACTTCCGCGAAAAAATTACTCTCGAACAGTTATCTAAAAAATTCCGCGCCAGCGTGAGCTATATCTGCCATGAATTTACCCGCGAGTATCGTATATCACCCATCAATTATGTTATTCAACGGCGAATGACAGAAGCGAAATTTTCCCTGACCAATACGGAGGCCTCGTTGGCGGAAATTTCGTGGCGGGTAGGGTATGAAAACGTCGATCATTTTGCCAAACTTTTTCAGCGGCATGTGGGGTGTACGCCCAGCGATTATCGTAAGCAGTTTAAAAATAACCTTGCTGAGCAGGAATGCTT
- the ppsA gene encoding phosphoenolpyruvate synthase, whose translation MSNNGSSPLVLWYNQLGMNDVDRVGGKNASLGEMITNLSGMGVSVPNGFATTADAFNQFLDQSGVNQRIYELLDKTDIDDVTELAKAGAQIRQWIIDTPFQPELENAVRDAYAQLSADDAHASFAVRSSATAEDMPDASFAGQQETFLNVQGFDAVLVAIKHVFASLFNDRAISYRVHQGYDHRGVALSAGVQRMVRSDLASSGVMFSIDTESGFDQVVFITSAWGLGEMVVQGAVNPDEFYVHKPTLAANRPAIVRRTMGSKKIRMIYAPTQEHGKQVTIEDVPQEQRDIFSLTNEEVQELAKQAVQIEKHYGRPMDIEWAKDGHTGKLFIVQARPETVRSRGQVMERYTLHAQGKIIAEGRAIGHRIGAGSVKVIQDISEMNRIEPGDVLVTDMTDPDWEPIMKKAAAIVTNRGGRTCHAAIIARELGIPAVVGCGDATERMKDGEKVTVSCAEGDTGYVYADMLDFSVKSSSVETMPDLPLKVMMNVGNPDRAFDFACLPNEGVGLARLEFIINRMIGVHPRALLEFDDQTPELQNEIRAMMKGFDSPREFYVGRLTEGIATLGAAFYPKRVIVRMSDFKSNEYANLVGGERYEPHEENPMLGFRGAGRYVADSFRDCFALECDAVKRVRNDMGLTNVEVMVPFVRTVAQAKAVVEELARQGLKRGENGLKIIMMCEIPSNALLAEQFLEYFDGFSIGSNDMTQLALGLDRDSGVVSELFDERNDAVKALLSMAIRAAKKQGKYVGICGQGPSDHEDFAAWLMEEGIDSLSLNPDTVVQTWLSLAELNK comes from the coding sequence ATGTCCAACAATGGCTCGTCACCGCTGGTGCTTTGGTATAACCAACTCGGCATGAATGATGTAGACAGAGTTGGGGGCAAAAATGCCTCCCTGGGTGAAATGATTACTAACCTTTCAGGTATGGGTGTTTCCGTACCGAATGGTTTTGCAACGACCGCCGACGCGTTTAACCAGTTTCTGGACCAGAGCGGTGTAAACCAGCGCATTTATGAGCTGCTGGATAAAACGGATATTGACGATGTCACCGAGCTTGCAAAAGCCGGCGCGCAGATCCGCCAGTGGATTATCGACACTCCTTTCCAGCCGGAGCTGGAAAATGCCGTCCGCGATGCCTACGCGCAGCTGTCAGCGGACGATGCCCATGCCTCTTTTGCTGTGCGATCTTCCGCAACCGCAGAAGATATGCCAGATGCGTCATTTGCCGGTCAGCAGGAAACCTTCCTCAACGTCCAGGGATTTGATGCCGTGCTGGTTGCCATCAAACACGTATTTGCTTCGCTGTTTAACGACCGCGCGATCTCTTATCGTGTCCACCAGGGTTATGACCATCGTGGCGTAGCGCTCTCTGCGGGTGTGCAGCGGATGGTGCGTTCTGACCTCGCGTCTTCCGGCGTCATGTTCTCCATCGATACCGAATCCGGTTTCGATCAGGTGGTGTTTATCACCTCTGCATGGGGCCTGGGCGAGATGGTCGTGCAGGGGGCCGTTAACCCGGATGAATTCTACGTGCATAAACCGACGCTGGCGGCTAACCGTCCGGCTATCGTTCGTCGCACCATGGGTTCGAAAAAAATCCGCATGATCTACGCGCCGACCCAGGAACACGGTAAGCAGGTAACGATCGAAGATGTGCCGCAGGAACAACGCGACATTTTCTCCCTGACTAACGAAGAAGTGCAGGAACTGGCCAAGCAGGCGGTGCAGATCGAGAAGCACTACGGTCGTCCGATGGATATCGAATGGGCGAAAGACGGTCATACCGGCAAGCTGTTCATTGTGCAGGCGCGCCCGGAAACCGTGCGTTCTCGTGGCCAGGTGATGGAGCGTTATACGCTGCATGCGCAGGGTAAAATTATTGCTGAAGGTCGTGCTATCGGTCACCGCATTGGCGCGGGTTCGGTCAAAGTCATCCAGGACATCAGCGAAATGAACCGTATCGAACCAGGCGACGTACTGGTTACCGACATGACCGATCCGGACTGGGAACCGATCATGAAGAAAGCAGCGGCGATTGTCACCAACCGTGGCGGTCGTACCTGTCACGCGGCAATCATTGCCCGTGAGCTGGGGATCCCTGCCGTGGTGGGCTGTGGCGATGCGACCGAGCGCATGAAAGATGGTGAGAAGGTTACTGTCTCTTGTGCCGAAGGCGACACCGGTTATGTTTACGCTGACATGCTCGATTTTAGCGTGAAGAGTTCCAGCGTGGAGACCATGCCGGATCTGCCGTTGAAGGTGATGATGAACGTCGGTAACCCGGACCGCGCTTTCGACTTCGCCTGCCTGCCAAACGAAGGTGTTGGTCTGGCGCGTCTGGAATTTATCATCAACCGTATGATTGGCGTACACCCGCGTGCACTGCTGGAGTTTGATGACCAGACGCCTGAGCTACAAAATGAAATCCGCGCCATGATGAAAGGTTTCGATTCTCCGCGTGAATTCTACGTTGGTCGTCTGACGGAAGGGATCGCGACGCTGGGAGCGGCGTTTTATCCTAAACGCGTCATCGTGCGTATGTCTGACTTTAAGTCCAACGAATATGCCAACCTGGTCGGCGGTGAGCGTTATGAACCGCATGAAGAGAACCCGATGCTGGGCTTCCGTGGGGCGGGCCGTTATGTTGCCGATAGCTTCCGCGACTGCTTCGCGCTGGAATGTGACGCAGTAAAACGTGTCCGTAACGACATGGGCCTGACTAACGTTGAAGTGATGGTACCGTTTGTACGTACCGTTGCCCAGGCGAAAGCGGTGGTGGAAGAGCTGGCACGCCAGGGGCTGAAACGCGGTGAGAACGGACTGAAGATCATCATGATGTGTGAGATCCCGTCTAACGCCTTGCTGGCCGAGCAGTTCCTCGAGTACTTCGACGGCTTCTCCATCGGCTCAAACGACATGACGCAGTTGGCGCTGGGGCTGGATCGTGACTCTGGTGTGGTTTCTGAACTGTTTGATGAGCGTAACGACGCGGTGAAAGCGCTGCTGTCAATGGCGATTCGTGCAGCCAAGAAACAGGGCAAATACGTGGGTATTTGCGGTCAGGGCCCATCTGACCATGAAGACTTTGCGGCCTGGCTGATGGAAGAGGGGATCGACAGCCTGTCGCTGAACCCGGACACTGTCGTACAGACCTGGCTAAGTCTGGCTGAACTGAACAAGTAA
- a CDS encoding electron transfer flavoprotein — translation MKIITCFKLVPEEQDIVVTPQHSLNFDRADAKISQFDLNAIEAAAQLSAEGDEIVALTVGGSLLQNSKVRKDVLSRGPDSLFMVQDPQLEHSLPRDTAQALACAAKNMNFDLMLFGEGSGDIYAQQVGLLVGEQLQLPVINAVSNIQRNGDRIVVERVLEDEVEVIDLPLPAVLCVTSDINTPRIPSMKAILGAGKKPVTPWQASNIGWTPASPLAELVSLTVPPQTERKHIILENDSAEAIAELAEHLKKALN, via the coding sequence ATGAAAATAATAACCTGCTTTAAGTTGGTGCCTGAAGAACAGGACATTGTTGTTACCCCACAGCATTCGCTTAACTTTGACCGGGCCGATGCCAAAATCAGCCAGTTTGATCTGAATGCGATTGAGGCCGCGGCGCAACTGAGTGCGGAGGGTGATGAAATCGTCGCTTTAACCGTGGGCGGATCGCTACTGCAAAATTCCAAAGTGCGTAAAGACGTGCTGTCACGTGGACCGGACAGTTTGTTCATGGTGCAGGATCCGCAATTGGAGCATTCATTGCCCCGCGACACCGCTCAAGCGCTGGCCTGCGCGGCCAAAAATATGAATTTCGACCTGATGCTGTTCGGAGAAGGATCGGGGGATATCTATGCCCAACAGGTTGGCTTACTGGTTGGCGAACAGTTGCAACTCCCGGTGATTAACGCCGTCAGCAACATCCAACGTAACGGCGACCGCATTGTGGTTGAGCGCGTGCTGGAAGACGAGGTTGAAGTGATCGACCTGCCGCTCCCCGCCGTACTCTGCGTAACCTCGGATATCAACACGCCGCGTATTCCCTCAATGAAAGCCATTCTCGGCGCGGGTAAAAAGCCCGTCACACCATGGCAAGCCAGCAATATTGGCTGGACGCCTGCGTCACCGTTAGCGGAACTGGTAAGCCTCACTGTACCGCCACAAACAGAACGTAAGCACATCATTCTGGAAAATGACTCGGCTGAAGCCATTGCCGAACTGGCTGAACACCTTAAAAAAGCCCTGAACTAA